One genomic segment of bacterium includes these proteins:
- a CDS encoding DUF5618 family protein: MEQMKEPLRYLENAKEILKKSSIEDDIYLDKKYVRQAMGAAYIGILEAINELLLQKGYTKKELPKKVEEYEKALKREFGAYNGRLLREFDMLYDTLHIWGYYRGTITSVLIVKDALKLARAFIEKLSRAVKS, translated from the coding sequence ATGGAGCAGATGAAAGAACCATTGAGATACTTAGAGAATGCAAAAGAGATATTAAAAAAATCGTCTATTGAGGATGACATATATCTCGATAAAAAATATGTAAGGCAGGCGATGGGAGCAGCTTATATCGGCATCTTAGAGGCAATTAATGAGTTATTATTGCAGAAAGGGTATACAAAAAAAGAACTTCCCAAAAAGGTCGAAGAATATGAGAAGGCTTTAAAAAGAGAGTTTGGGGCTTATAACGGGAGACTTTTAAGAGAGTTTGATATGCTCTATGATACCCTGCATATATGGGGATATTACAGAGGAACTATTACCAGTGTTCTAATAGTTAAAGATGCCCTCAAATTGGCGAGGGCGTTTATTGAAAAGCTCAGTAGAGCAGTAAAATCTTAA
- the trxB gene encoding thioredoxin-disulfide reductase: MGFDSGLQPGEGSPKAREYEIIIVGAGPAGLTAGIYTGRARIPTLLIEKGGAGGQALLADWIENYPGFPKGISGSDLMSQMEEQALKFGLKRISEEVTGLMERADKKGWVVKTAAGEYKTLAVIIAAGAQPAKLGVPGEDELRGKGVSYCATCDGFFFKDREIAVVGGGDTAVTEALFLTRFVSKLTIIHRRDRLRAAKILQERALNHPKIDFAWNSVVTEILGDERLAGVRIKDVKTGREKTLSLSGVFIFTGLRPNSHFLTNLIDLDEGGYIITNEKMETSRGGIFACGDIRSGVFRQITTACGDGTVAALSAQHYVEELFR; the protein is encoded by the coding sequence ATGGGATTTGATTCTGGACTTCAACCAGGCGAGGGATCGCCAAAAGCCAGGGAGTATGAGATTATCATTGTAGGCGCTGGTCCGGCCGGCCTTACGGCAGGGATATATACTGGACGGGCGCGCATCCCTACCTTGTTGATAGAAAAAGGGGGTGCAGGTGGACAGGCCCTCTTAGCGGATTGGATTGAAAACTATCCTGGATTTCCAAAAGGGATATCAGGGTCTGATTTGATGAGCCAAATGGAGGAACAAGCCCTCAAATTCGGCCTGAAAAGGATAAGCGAAGAGGTAACCGGCCTGATGGAAAGAGCGGATAAAAAAGGCTGGGTGGTTAAGACCGCGGCCGGAGAATATAAAACCCTGGCCGTAATCATTGCTGCCGGGGCTCAGCCGGCTAAATTGGGTGTCCCGGGAGAGGATGAACTGCGGGGTAAAGGGGTTTCATATTGTGCTACCTGCGATGGGTTTTTCTTTAAAGACCGTGAGATAGCCGTGGTTGGCGGCGGAGATACGGCTGTTACCGAGGCATTGTTCCTAACCAGATTTGTCTCAAAACTGACTATTATCCACCGCCGGGATCGACTTCGGGCCGCTAAGATCCTCCAGGAGAGGGCGCTTAATCATCCCAAGATAGATTTTGCCTGGAACTCGGTGGTGACCGAGATCTTAGGTGATGAGAGGCTGGCCGGCGTGCGGATCAAGGATGTTAAGACCGGCCGGGAGAAGACGCTTTCCCTTTCCGGAGTCTTCATCTTTACCGGCTTACGGCCTAACAGCCACTTCCTGACAAATCTAATAGACCTGGATGAAGGCGGTTATATTATCACCAATGAAAAGATGGAGACCTCGCGAGGGGGTATCTTTGCCTGCGGGGACATCCGTTCAGGTGTATTTCGTCAAATAACCACTGCCTGCGGTGATGGAACAGTGGCGGCCCTTTCGGCCCAGCACTATGTAGAGGAATTATTCAGGTAG